A window of the Thermoanaerobaculia bacterium genome harbors these coding sequences:
- a CDS encoding aspartyl/glutamyl-tRNA amidotransferase subunit C, with product MSLSLAEVRQAATLSRLRLTAAEEVLFAEQLGRIVAHIDHLREFETLVEEVAPASGIEASDEPQPYPCAELLLENAPEVRGAFFAVARMTAGAGGAAGEDPLDE from the coding sequence ATGTCTCTCTCTCTCGCAGAAGTACGCCAGGCGGCGACGCTCTCACGGCTTCGCCTGACGGCGGCCGAGGAGGTGCTGTTCGCAGAACAGCTGGGCCGGATCGTCGCCCACATCGACCACCTTCGCGAGTTCGAGACGCTGGTGGAGGAGGTCGCTCCGGCCTCTGGGATCGAGGCATCGGACGAGCCACAGCCTTACCCGTGCGCCGAGCTCCTGCTCGAAAATGCGCCCGAGGTCCGTGGAGCCTTCTTCGCCGTCGCGCGGATGACCGCGGGCGCCGGCGGAGCGGCCGGGGAGGATCCGCTCGATGAATGA
- a CDS encoding PilT/PilU family type 4a pilus ATPase: MSARSASDLHLKPTRPPLIRVHGKLVALEEEPLTPDEIHGMVDSILAPHQKRKLEERMSVDLGYGVRGLARFRCNVYIQRGTIAVAFRRIPYEIRDVETLNLPSVLLDFCDLPMGMVLITGPTGSGKSTTLAALVKYITSRRPVHIVTIEDPVEFLFTDGVASISQREVGTDTPTFPEALRNVMRQDPDVIMVGEMRDPETIGTVITAAETGHLVFSTLHTNSATQTVDRILDAFPPDQQNQVRAQVAQVLKGVVSMKLVERRDGQGLVAALEILKSSPRMSQLIEKGETSQLLEELESSVAFYRMQSMNHSLLALLVHGVITYAEAMKESSDPEDLSLKLRKMFPGIEERGGEMNPSTADFSEILMLQQYRKLYEEQEEKNKLRIVEKDERIADLEAAMAARDTQLREIDKRLQEGHQEMERMRGDYNRLRTEAQEKIDKLMDRIKELNNRLMGNGGGDDKKSGVFR; this comes from the coding sequence ATGAGCGCCAGATCGGCTTCGGATCTTCACCTGAAGCCGACGCGGCCGCCGTTGATCCGGGTACACGGCAAACTCGTGGCGCTCGAGGAAGAGCCTCTGACTCCGGACGAGATCCACGGGATGGTCGACTCCATCCTCGCGCCGCACCAGAAGCGCAAGCTCGAAGAGCGGATGTCGGTCGATCTCGGCTACGGTGTCCGCGGACTGGCGCGTTTCCGGTGCAACGTCTACATTCAGCGCGGCACGATCGCGGTGGCGTTCCGGCGCATTCCGTACGAGATCCGCGATGTGGAGACGCTGAATCTGCCCTCGGTGCTGCTCGACTTCTGCGACCTGCCGATGGGCATGGTGCTGATCACCGGCCCGACGGGCAGCGGCAAGTCGACGACGCTCGCGGCTCTGGTCAAGTACATCACCAGCCGGAGGCCGGTGCATATCGTGACCATCGAGGACCCGGTCGAGTTCCTGTTCACCGACGGCGTGGCTTCGATCTCGCAGCGTGAGGTCGGCACCGACACGCCGACCTTCCCGGAGGCGCTGCGCAACGTCATGCGCCAGGATCCCGACGTCATCATGGTCGGCGAGATGCGCGATCCGGAGACGATCGGCACCGTCATCACCGCCGCCGAGACGGGCCACCTGGTCTTCTCGACGCTGCACACCAACAGCGCGACCCAGACGGTCGACCGCATCCTCGACGCCTTCCCTCCGGACCAGCAGAATCAGGTCCGTGCGCAGGTAGCCCAGGTGCTCAAGGGCGTGGTCTCGATGAAGCTCGTCGAGCGCCGCGACGGCCAGGGTCTGGTCGCCGCGCTGGAGATTCTCAAGTCGTCGCCGCGCATGTCGCAGCTCATCGAAAAGGGCGAGACTTCACAGCTCCTCGAAGAGCTCGAGTCCTCGGTTGCCTTCTACCGCATGCAGTCGATGAACCACTCGCTGCTCGCGTTGCTGGTGCACGGAGTCATCACGTACGCCGAGGCGATGAAGGAAAGTAGCGACCCCGAGGATCTGTCGCTCAAGCTGCGCAAGATGTTCCCGGGCATCGAGGAGCGAGGAGGAGAGATGAATCCGTCCACTGCCGACTTTTCCGAAATTCTCATGCTGCAGCAGTACCGCAAGCTCTACGAGGAGCAGGAGGAGAAGAACAAGCTCCGAATCGTGGAGAAGGACGAGCGCATCGCCGATCTCGAGGCCGCGATGGCGGCGCGCGACACCCAGCTGCGTGAGATCGACAAGCGCCTCCAGGAGGGGCATCAGGAGATGGAGCGCATGCGTGGCGATTACAACCGCCTGCGCACCGAAGCGCAGGAGAAGATCGACAAGCTGATGGACCGCATCAAAGAGCTCAACAACCGCCTGATGGGCAACGGCGGCGGCGACGACAAGAAGTCCGGCGTCTTCCGCTGA
- the gatA gene encoding Asp-tRNA(Asn)/Glu-tRNA(Gln) amidotransferase subunit GatA has translation MNELLALPAEALAAAVRGGELSAREVAEASLGRIAEVEPRLGAFLGVEAEEALQAAAAIDERRRRGERLGRLAGVPVARKDNLGLAGRRTGCASRILEGYLSPITATAIERLVAEDAVFVGRTNMDEFAMGSSCENSAYQTTHNPWDLRRVPGGSSGGSAAAVAAGAVSFALGSDTGGSIRQPAAFCGLVGLKPTYGRVSRYGLVAFGSSVDQIGPIARDVRSSALALEIMAGADPRDPTSSGLTVPSMLDGIEDGLAGLRVGILREVPVDRLEPAMAASWSSALARLERLGAELVPVSVPNVPAAIAIYYVIANSEASSNLARFDGVRYGLRVTAEGLEETYVATRTAGFGHEVKRRILLGAFALSAGYYDAYYGRARGVLRALERQFEAAFAEVDLIATPTTPGAAFGIGEKTSDPLAMYLSDIFTTPASLAGLPAVAVPCGSDSSGLPLSLQLMAAPFEEAKLLRSARAFEREVAWSVAPQLRAETDAA, from the coding sequence ATGAATGAGCTCCTCGCCCTGCCGGCGGAAGCGCTCGCCGCCGCCGTGCGTGGCGGCGAGCTCTCGGCCCGGGAGGTCGCAGAGGCCAGTCTGGGGCGGATCGCCGAGGTCGAACCACGGCTCGGAGCCTTCCTCGGCGTCGAAGCCGAGGAGGCCCTTCAGGCCGCCGCAGCGATCGATGAACGCCGGCGGCGAGGCGAGCGTCTGGGGCGCCTCGCCGGGGTACCCGTGGCCCGCAAGGACAATCTCGGGCTCGCCGGGCGCCGCACGGGCTGCGCTTCGCGCATCCTCGAGGGCTACCTCTCGCCGATCACCGCGACGGCGATCGAACGGCTGGTCGCCGAGGACGCGGTCTTCGTGGGACGCACCAACATGGACGAGTTCGCGATGGGCTCGTCCTGCGAGAATTCGGCCTATCAGACGACGCACAATCCCTGGGACCTGCGCCGTGTGCCAGGAGGCTCGAGCGGCGGTTCCGCGGCCGCGGTCGCCGCCGGCGCCGTATCCTTCGCGCTCGGCTCGGACACCGGCGGCTCCATCCGCCAGCCCGCCGCATTCTGCGGCCTTGTCGGCCTGAAGCCGACCTACGGGCGTGTCTCGCGCTACGGCCTGGTCGCCTTCGGCTCCTCGGTCGACCAGATCGGTCCGATCGCGCGGGATGTGAGGAGCTCCGCGCTGGCGCTCGAGATCATGGCCGGGGCCGACCCGCGCGACCCGACCTCCTCCGGACTCACCGTACCGTCGATGCTCGACGGCATCGAGGACGGCCTCGCCGGGCTGCGCGTCGGCATTCTCCGCGAAGTCCCGGTGGACCGACTCGAGCCGGCCATGGCGGCAAGCTGGAGCTCCGCGCTGGCGCGACTCGAGAGACTCGGCGCCGAGCTGGTTCCTGTTTCGGTGCCCAACGTCCCGGCGGCGATCGCCATCTACTACGTGATCGCCAACAGCGAGGCGTCGAGCAATCTGGCGCGTTTCGACGGCGTGCGCTACGGGCTGCGCGTGACAGCGGAGGGGCTGGAAGAGACCTACGTCGCGACGCGCACGGCGGGATTCGGGCACGAAGTCAAGCGTCGTATCCTGCTCGGTGCCTTCGCCCTCTCGGCGGGTTACTACGACGCCTACTACGGCCGGGCTCGCGGTGTCCTGCGCGCGCTCGAGCGCCAGTTCGAGGCCGCGTTCGCGGAGGTCGATCTGATCGCCACTCCGACCACGCCCGGCGCGGCCTTCGGCATCGGCGAGAAGACGAGCGATCCGCTGGCGATGTACCTGTCCGACATCTTCACCACCCCGGCGAGCCTCGCCGGACTTCCCGCGGTCGCCGTCCCGTGCGGCAGTGACAGCTCCGGTTTGCCGCTCTCGCTGCAGCTCATGGCCGCACCCTTCGAGGAGGCGAAGCTCCTGCGCTCGGCGCGCGCCTTCGAACGCGAGGTTGCCTGGAGCGTCGCGCCGCAGCTGCGTGCGGAGACGGACGCTGCCTGA
- a CDS encoding protein kinase translates to MTTNAPQKLGRYEILEEIGKGAMGVVYLARDPLIGRQVALKTFRVGFSAKDQELAQFRSRFVREAQSAGILSHPNIVTIHDVVDEGGEGTCFIAMEFVKGTNLKQLMQRPETFGYDRLIDILSQIAEGLDYAHSRGVVHRDIKPANILIAQDGKVKITDFGIARLDTSNLTMEGQLLGTPNYMAPEQIQGKEVDHRADIFSLGVVFYEMLTRKKPFQGENLTAVTHKIVYEPFTPAEEIIKDLPPGLTAIMTRCLEKDPNRRYPRAAEIAAELRRSGTRLSAEPDDEDDDTSATQEVPEETPESTAARTVDAAPKAAALEPLPQRAAATPVAETAKMVDMAELAAVADRAAVAEMAAVAEMAATTAMPRWPAPAAPSTPPSPPTPPALSTSPTPPTPPIAGVPSPPAGSPAGATPPPEAPLRLRSQRRVQYVLLGLAAATVVTLLALWATGRTDSQPPPPAGPTAEERRQLDLAAALVDARQRLDSGDLQGALAALALAQQADPASAAARDMRAEIERVSLDLSSAAEREQRVSEGLISAREEYAKRRYEAAIAAAQGVLALVPEHPEAVKLAADSESALARQKERERAQKSAREAAQVAAASAPAPVAIPQTTAQPEAPAPVPADATVEIDFYSELSEGVLTVYSGERQILREPFKFVKKTGFLSKEKIPGALGAQRTLPAGAAALRVYVTLPGKPTKAIVVEGNLVGGTTRRLVIRVDGDARVTAGLE, encoded by the coding sequence GCCTTGAAGACCTTCCGCGTCGGATTCTCGGCGAAGGATCAGGAGCTCGCGCAGTTCCGCAGCCGCTTCGTGCGCGAGGCGCAGAGCGCCGGAATTCTCTCCCACCCCAATATCGTCACGATTCATGACGTCGTGGACGAGGGCGGCGAGGGCACGTGCTTCATCGCGATGGAGTTCGTGAAGGGCACGAACCTGAAGCAGCTGATGCAGCGCCCCGAGACTTTCGGCTACGACCGTCTCATCGACATCCTGTCGCAGATCGCGGAGGGCCTCGACTACGCGCACTCCCGCGGCGTCGTCCACCGCGACATCAAGCCGGCGAACATCCTCATCGCCCAGGACGGCAAGGTCAAGATCACGGACTTCGGCATTGCCCGGCTCGACACTTCGAACCTGACGATGGAAGGCCAGCTCCTGGGCACTCCGAACTACATGGCACCGGAGCAGATCCAGGGCAAGGAGGTCGATCACCGCGCCGACATCTTCTCGCTCGGCGTCGTCTTCTACGAGATGCTGACCCGGAAGAAGCCGTTTCAGGGCGAGAACCTGACCGCGGTGACCCACAAGATCGTCTACGAGCCGTTCACCCCCGCAGAAGAGATCATCAAGGACCTGCCGCCCGGGCTCACCGCGATCATGACGCGCTGCCTGGAGAAGGACCCGAACCGGCGCTATCCGAGGGCCGCCGAGATCGCCGCCGAGCTGCGGCGCAGCGGTACCCGGCTCTCCGCCGAGCCGGACGACGAGGATGACGACACTTCGGCCACCCAGGAGGTCCCGGAAGAGACGCCCGAGAGCACCGCAGCGCGGACGGTGGACGCCGCGCCGAAGGCCGCCGCCCTTGAGCCGCTCCCTCAGCGGGCTGCGGCGACGCCAGTGGCCGAGACGGCGAAGATGGTGGATATGGCCGAGCTCGCGGCGGTGGCGGACAGGGCAGCAGTAGCCGAGATGGCTGCGGTGGCCGAGATGGCCGCGACGACTGCAATGCCGCGGTGGCCGGCGCCGGCCGCGCCCTCCACGCCACCGAGTCCGCCGACCCCGCCGGCGCTTTCGACCTCTCCGACCCCTCCGACCCCTCCGATTGCCGGCGTCCCCTCGCCCCCCGCGGGTTCTCCCGCCGGCGCGACGCCGCCACCCGAGGCACCGCTGCGCCTGCGCTCGCAGCGCCGGGTGCAGTACGTTCTCCTCGGGCTGGCCGCTGCCACCGTGGTGACACTTCTCGCCCTCTGGGCCACAGGCAGGACCGACTCGCAGCCCCCGCCGCCGGCCGGGCCGACCGCAGAGGAGCGCCGCCAGCTCGATCTCGCGGCGGCACTCGTCGATGCCCGGCAACGGCTCGACAGCGGCGACCTTCAGGGGGCCCTGGCCGCGCTGGCGCTCGCCCAGCAGGCCGATCCAGCAAGCGCTGCAGCGCGCGACATGCGCGCCGAGATCGAGCGCGTCTCGCTCGACCTCTCTTCGGCGGCCGAGCGCGAGCAGCGCGTCTCGGAAGGGCTGATATCGGCGCGGGAGGAGTACGCCAAACGGCGCTACGAAGCGGCGATCGCGGCGGCGCAGGGCGTGCTGGCCCTGGTGCCCGAGCACCCCGAAGCGGTCAAGCTGGCCGCCGACTCCGAGAGCGCGCTGGCGCGCCAGAAGGAGCGCGAGCGCGCGCAGAAGTCGGCCCGGGAGGCGGCGCAGGTCGCGGCGGCGAGCGCGCCAGCGCCGGTGGCGATTCCCCAGACCACGGCGCAGCCCGAGGCTCCGGCCCCCGTTCCGGCCGATGCCACCGTCGAGATCGACTTCTACTCCGAGCTCTCGGAAGGCGTCCTCACGGTCTATTCCGGCGAGCGCCAGATCCTCCGCGAGCCGTTCAAGTTCGTCAAGAAGACCGGTTTCCTGAGCAAGGAGAAGATTCCGGGCGCTCTGGGCGCCCAGCGGACGCTGCCGGCAGGCGCAGCGGCGCTGCGGGTCTATGTCACGCTGCCCGGGAAGCCGACGAAAGCGATCGTGGTCGAGGGCAACCTCGTCGGCGGTACGACGCGCCGGCTGGTCATTCGCGTCGATGGCGACGCGCGCGTCACTGCCGGGCTGGAGTAG
- a CDS encoding insulinase family protein, with protein sequence MTTPTSSSDLAPPAGRHLARHQLANGLRIVLHRDATLPLVAVNLWYHVGSRNERPGRTGFAHLFEHMLFQGSANVGTNDHFRYLQEVGGVANGSTWYDRTNYYETLPSRHLELALWLESDRMGYLLPGLTSEKLENQRQVVMNERRQRVDNQPYGRAMERLFELLFPADHPYRWPVIGWMEDIEAATLDDVRDFFSTWYGPGNAVLSLAGDFDPEAALVAIERWFGSLPPGPPVTRTAAPLPPLAAAVRDSMTDRVQLRRIYLAFRTEPFGTPGWWTAAVTANLLTDGKSSPLVHDLVVDRQLAQDVSAYVYPTAEVGVFLLVATARPGVEVDRLADRIREHLDGLAAPAAGTPAPTWLDALDSELERARRRTVAGIYSELQTLDHRADLLSQYTTFFDAPERAWSEAAAYQAVDIAAVRDFAAARLGAANCALLVVEPEGGRP encoded by the coding sequence TTGACCACGCCCACTTCATCGTCCGACCTTGCCCCGCCGGCAGGCAGGCACCTCGCACGCCACCAGCTCGCGAATGGCCTCCGGATCGTTCTGCATCGCGACGCCACGCTGCCGCTCGTCGCCGTCAATCTCTGGTACCACGTCGGTTCCAGGAACGAGCGGCCCGGCCGGACCGGCTTCGCCCACCTCTTCGAGCACATGCTCTTCCAGGGCAGTGCGAATGTCGGCACGAACGACCACTTCCGCTATCTGCAGGAGGTCGGCGGCGTGGCCAATGGTTCGACCTGGTACGACCGCACCAACTACTACGAAACGCTCCCGTCGCGCCACCTGGAGCTCGCCCTCTGGCTCGAATCCGATCGCATGGGATACCTGCTTCCCGGCCTGACCTCGGAGAAGCTCGAGAACCAGCGCCAGGTCGTGATGAACGAACGCCGCCAGCGGGTCGACAACCAGCCCTACGGGCGCGCCATGGAGCGCCTGTTCGAGCTGCTCTTCCCGGCGGACCATCCCTATCGCTGGCCGGTCATCGGCTGGATGGAAGACATCGAGGCCGCGACGCTCGACGACGTCCGCGACTTCTTCTCGACCTGGTACGGCCCCGGCAACGCGGTCCTGTCGCTCGCCGGCGACTTCGATCCGGAGGCAGCTCTGGTGGCGATCGAGCGCTGGTTCGGCAGCCTGCCCCCGGGGCCGCCCGTGACACGCACGGCTGCGCCCCTGCCTCCGCTGGCAGCTGCCGTGCGCGATTCGATGACCGACCGCGTGCAGTTGCGCCGGATCTACCTCGCCTTTCGCACCGAGCCGTTCGGAACTCCCGGCTGGTGGACCGCGGCGGTCACCGCGAATCTGCTCACCGACGGCAAGTCGAGCCCGCTCGTGCACGATCTTGTCGTCGACCGCCAGCTGGCGCAGGACGTCTCCGCCTACGTCTATCCGACCGCGGAGGTCGGAGTCTTCCTGCTGGTCGCGACGGCCCGCCCTGGCGTCGAGGTCGACCGGCTCGCCGACCGCATTCGCGAGCACCTCGACGGCCTGGCAGCGCCGGCGGCGGGAACGCCCGCGCCCACCTGGCTCGACGCCCTCGATTCCGAGCTCGAGCGCGCCCGGCGCCGGACGGTGGCGGGGATCTACTCGGAGCTCCAGACGCTCGACCACCGGGCCGACCTGCTCTCCCAGTACACCACCTTCTTCGACGCCCCCGAACGCGCCTGGAGCGAAGCTGCGGCCTACCAGGCGGTCGACATCGCAGCCGTCCGGGATTTCGCGGCCGCCCGGCTCGGGGCTGCGAACTGCGCGCTGCTGGTCGTCGAACCGGAAGGGGGCCGCCCCTGA
- a CDS encoding CCA tRNA nucleotidyltransferase, with protein MTSAPSIPAAWRELLADARIAELAAAARGVPTHLVGGAVRDAGLGRPVSDLDVVVADDGPTIARRLADRTGSRLVALGGDRFGAIRLVSGTRHIDIWDLRGGALSTDLWRRDFTVNAVALQVPEGVVTDPTGGLEDLSRKRLRATRAGVFAEDPVRVLRLARLATTLPGFSADSATVDWARAVTPRLGEMPHERLRVELELLFGQPRIAPAAAWCVDLDLPTHFFGGGAALAAASSTTLRPASRLDEWRASRPATDPATPRAATSAANSPQALHWTLFTELFSSSHEATSARLRDLARRGLMTRDSSDAALALLAPPWQAPRDVPGRRRWLHQAGAGWRDSLALRAALAGSAAELEAWASLETTYLSWPEELRAGVLSPPALLSGEDVQALLGIAPGPAVGAALARVRRAQVEGAVRVREEAEALLRSTPAADG; from the coding sequence ATGACCTCCGCCCCCTCCATCCCCGCTGCCTGGCGCGAGCTCCTCGCCGATGCCCGCATCGCCGAGCTCGCAGCGGCAGCGCGCGGTGTGCCGACCCATCTCGTCGGCGGCGCGGTGCGCGACGCCGGCCTCGGCCGCCCGGTGAGCGACCTGGATGTCGTCGTGGCCGACGACGGACCGACGATCGCGCGACGTCTCGCCGACAGGACCGGCAGTCGTCTGGTAGCGCTCGGGGGGGACCGCTTCGGGGCGATCCGCCTGGTCTCCGGTACCCGGCACATCGACATCTGGGACCTTCGGGGCGGCGCCCTGTCGACCGACCTCTGGCGGCGCGACTTCACGGTCAACGCCGTCGCGCTTCAGGTGCCCGAAGGCGTCGTCACCGATCCGACCGGGGGCCTCGAGGATCTCTCGCGAAAGCGGCTGCGCGCGACCCGGGCGGGTGTCTTCGCCGAGGACCCGGTGCGGGTGCTGCGCCTGGCCCGCCTCGCGACGACCCTGCCCGGGTTCAGCGCCGATTCCGCGACCGTGGACTGGGCGCGCGCCGTCACGCCCCGGCTCGGCGAGATGCCGCACGAACGCCTGCGCGTCGAGCTCGAGCTCCTCTTTGGCCAACCCCGGATCGCACCGGCAGCGGCCTGGTGCGTCGATCTCGACCTGCCGACGCATTTTTTCGGTGGAGGGGCAGCCTTGGCGGCCGCCTCCTCGACGACTCTTCGCCCCGCGAGCAGGCTGGATGAATGGAGAGCCTCGCGCCCGGCGACAGATCCAGCGACCCCGCGGGCGGCAACCTCAGCCGCGAACTCGCCACAGGCGCTTCACTGGACTCTTTTCACCGAGCTCTTTTCCTCGTCACACGAGGCGACTTCGGCTCGGCTGCGCGACCTCGCGCGGCGCGGCCTCATGACCCGCGACTCGAGCGACGCCGCACTCGCACTGCTGGCGCCACCGTGGCAGGCGCCTCGGGACGTGCCCGGCCGCCGCCGCTGGCTGCACCAGGCCGGCGCAGGCTGGCGCGACTCTCTGGCCCTGCGCGCCGCGCTTGCCGGATCTGCCGCCGAGCTCGAAGCCTGGGCGAGCCTCGAGACGACGTACCTCAGCTGGCCAGAGGAGTTGCGGGCCGGGGTGCTGTCGCCGCCGGCCCTGCTGTCGGGAGAGGACGTTCAGGCGCTGCTGGGCATCGCGCCGGGACCGGCGGTAGGCGCGGCGCTGGCGCGCGTGCGGCGCGCGCAGGTCGAAGGTGCGGTGCGGGTGCGGGAGGAGGCCGAGGCGCTGTTGCGGTCGACGCCCGCAGCGGACGGATGA
- the lexA gene encoding transcriptional repressor LexA, which translates to MASYLTARQKEILEFIHQFRKEKGLAPTHREICERFGFSSYGTAYKHLKLLSEKGFLKRDRHQRRGMELLDGEGAESSPIAPIASITAAGRELPFLGRIAAGRPIEAVVGDETLTVPAALFGARIDEHFVLRVAGESMIGEGIHDGDWVVVERRERAQPGEMVVALVGDEVTLKRFYPEGAIVRLQPSNPAMEPIRVPAADLRIQGIVVGLMRKY; encoded by the coding sequence ATGGCTTCGTACCTGACGGCACGGCAGAAGGAGATTCTGGAGTTCATTCACCAGTTCCGCAAGGAGAAGGGGCTCGCGCCCACCCACAGGGAGATCTGCGAGCGCTTCGGTTTCTCCTCCTACGGTACGGCCTACAAGCACCTGAAGCTGCTCTCGGAGAAGGGCTTCCTCAAGCGCGATCGCCATCAGCGGCGAGGCATGGAGCTGCTCGACGGCGAGGGTGCGGAGTCGTCCCCGATCGCTCCGATCGCTTCGATCACCGCCGCCGGTCGCGAGCTGCCGTTTCTCGGCCGGATCGCCGCCGGCCGGCCGATCGAGGCCGTCGTCGGCGACGAGACGCTCACCGTTCCGGCGGCGCTCTTCGGGGCCCGGATCGACGAGCACTTCGTTCTCCGCGTGGCCGGCGAATCGATGATCGGCGAGGGCATCCACGATGGCGACTGGGTCGTCGTCGAGCGCCGCGAGCGCGCCCAGCCGGGCGAGATGGTCGTGGCCCTGGTGGGCGACGAGGTGACGCTCAAGCGGTTCTACCCTGAGGGGGCAATCGTCCGTCTCCAGCCGTCGAACCCGGCCATGGAACCGATCCGTGTGCCCGCCGCCGACCTGCGCATCCAGGGCATCGTCGTCGGTCTGATGCGCAAGTACTGA
- a CDS encoding insulinase family protein translates to MPVFERFTAAGGGESPGTPVYLAARSGVPLVELEVLLAAGGEHNPEQRPGLAAMTASMIDEGTARRSGPQLSAELERRGGTLSCHADWNAARLRLHLLSSDLEYGLELLAELLFEPAFPEHELARLRQQTLAELKRRADQPAALADEAFAFHLHAGTVFAHPLAGTPAALQALRREELLDFHRQHYRLDRGSLVVAGDIDPRRLAAAIAAAFPAGGAPIGSPAAAAMSGPGALAASSGSQRIVIVDRPGAEQTELRIGHAGVPRRHPDRVGLGVLNTLLGGKFTSRINLNLRERHGFTYGASSRFVDRKSRGPFVVSTAVTTSATGRATAEVLGELVRLRSEPVPAAELEATRNYLLGVFPYGLQTVEGLAARLDEIALYDLPLDTPARYLAEVARLQPEDLARLAETYLFPESALIVAVGPAEELRRELRELGEPELWSSPQAIA, encoded by the coding sequence ATGCCGGTCTTCGAGCGTTTCACGGCAGCGGGCGGCGGGGAATCGCCGGGCACACCGGTCTACCTGGCCGCACGCAGTGGGGTTCCTCTGGTCGAGCTCGAGGTCCTGCTCGCGGCCGGAGGCGAGCACAACCCGGAACAGCGGCCGGGACTCGCGGCGATGACGGCGTCGATGATCGACGAAGGCACCGCGCGCCGCTCCGGTCCGCAACTCTCCGCCGAGCTCGAGCGGCGCGGCGGCACGCTCTCCTGTCACGCCGACTGGAACGCTGCCAGACTTCGGCTGCACCTGCTGTCCTCGGACCTCGAGTACGGGCTGGAGCTCCTCGCCGAGCTGCTGTTCGAGCCGGCCTTTCCGGAGCACGAGCTCGCGCGGCTCCGGCAGCAGACGCTCGCGGAGTTGAAGCGCCGGGCGGACCAGCCGGCTGCGCTCGCCGACGAGGCCTTCGCGTTCCACCTTCACGCCGGGACGGTCTTTGCCCATCCGCTGGCCGGGACTCCTGCGGCGCTCCAAGCGCTCCGCCGCGAAGAGCTGCTCGACTTTCATCGCCAGCACTATCGCCTCGACCGGGGCTCCCTGGTCGTCGCCGGCGATATCGACCCTCGCCGGCTGGCGGCGGCGATCGCGGCGGCGTTTCCCGCCGGCGGCGCGCCGATCGGCAGCCCGGCAGCGGCCGCAATGTCCGGACCCGGCGCACTCGCGGCATCGTCCGGCAGCCAGCGCATCGTCATCGTCGACCGGCCCGGCGCCGAACAGACCGAACTGCGCATCGGCCACGCCGGCGTCCCCCGCCGCCACCCGGACCGGGTCGGCCTGGGCGTTCTGAACACGCTCCTGGGTGGCAAGTTCACCAGCCGGATCAACCTCAATCTTCGCGAACGGCACGGTTTCACCTACGGCGCGTCCAGCCGCTTCGTCGATCGCAAGAGCCGCGGTCCGTTCGTGGTCTCGACGGCCGTCACGACCTCGGCCACCGGGCGCGCGACCGCCGAGGTTCTGGGCGAGCTCGTGCGCCTGCGCAGCGAACCCGTGCCGGCAGCAGAGCTCGAAGCCACCCGCAACTACCTGCTCGGGGTCTTTCCTTACGGCCTGCAAACCGTGGAGGGGCTCGCCGCCCGTCTGGACGAGATCGCGCTCTACGACCTGCCTCTCGACACTCCAGCGCGCTACCTCGCGGAAGTGGCGCGCCTGCAGCCGGAGGATCTCGCCCGCCTCGCCGAAACGTACCTCTTCCCCGAGAGCGCGCTGATCGTGGCGGTGGGACCGGCAGAGGAGCTCCGGCGCGAGCTGCGGGAGCTGGGTGAGCCCGAGCTGTGGAGTTCGCCTCAGGCGATCGCCTGA